TTACGTTCTTTTTAATTAATCTCCCTCATCTCTTTGGCCTTTTCTCTCTTTGCCCACAATTTTTCCATTGCCTCCATATAAAGGCCTTCTCCTTGAGAGTTAGGATTTCCAAACCTGCGtgctttctccttcttcttaCCATCTGGCCTTCCTTTCCTTGGTGATGTATGACTTGGTCCCTCCTCTTCATCAGCATGCTTACTTTCATGAGTTCCAGGTGTACATGACCTGGACTTGCAGTTGAGGACGTCTTGTGTTTTTTCTGAGAGCTTTGAGAGGTTTCACAACTTAGATCAacccacttttgctcattcttcaACTTATTCCAGCAGTGAATGAAAGTAAATGATTTCCCCTCCGGAGCTTTTGCTTGATGCATTTCCTTTGCCCGTTCTACCTGCACAAGAAACATGTGTTGGCTACGATGCACAAAACATATACATTTTCAATCAATTAACACAATTAAATAACTTACCCTATCTTGCTCTGCCAGCCCGCTTTCTTTTCTATTCTGAACCTGAGTATACCATCCACAAAATCTATTAACACTTTTGTGGATGATACCCCAACGGTGAGAGAGAGAACTGATATTACGCTCTGACTTAAAAGTCTTATGCTCATGATAGTAATCACGAATTCGCTTTCAATAGGTACTACGAGTTTGATCAGTGCCCTAGACCGGATCCAAGCTAATTTCTAGCCATGCTGTCACCAACATATTGTCTTACTGGGGGTGAAATTTCTAGTCGTCTTCTTACTTGGTTTCAAGGGGGGAGTTGATTGTTCAGCAACTTGTTCAACATGTGTTTCAACTTAAAAGTCATAAAAAAATAGATCATTGGTGTCCCCATTGGCTGAGACCAAATCAACCCAACTCTGCATTTTTCTTCCTGCATATAGGAATTGTCTTGAATAATTCTAAGAACACAAAAATCAACTTGAACTACTAAATAATAAGACCTTAATCTGTCTACAACCAGCAGATAATATTCAATAGGTCTAAACAATCTCATGAAAGTCAGAAAAGTTCTACTGGCAATTTTGGCCATCTCAGAATCGCATAAGCTTCAGAACCTTCTTCACCTATTGAATAAATCAAAAAAAAATGAAATGGCCTAATTGACACCTCCAACACATCAATGGGCAAGCTGCAGCCGGTCGTTCTTCACCTATTAAACaaattcaaaaaaataaaattgtCTTGTCGAGATTTGGGACGCGAGCAGTAGGCCGCTCCAGCAGGTTGTGCACGTCACGAGCTCCAGCAGGATGAATGGTAGCAGCATTGGGGCGACCTCCGCACGGGAGCAGCGGCGGCCATGGGCGAGAAGGAAGCAGATTTGGCAGGCGCAGCAGCAGGGGGCGACCTCCGCACGGGAGCAGCGACGGCCATGGGCGACACCAAAACGAGAACAGAAGGATGGGGACATACCGCCATGGAAAACTCCGGGGCAGCACGGGAAGATGGCCGTTGCTCCCCTCCGCCGGATGAGGCTTCAGATTGGACTCCCTCGGATGTGGGAGACGAGGAGAGAGGAATGAGGCATCCTCATCCGTCGGGGGTCAGATAGGAGATGGGTTGGAGAGCGTTTTTTCTACGTTTTGGACCCTCAAAATGAGATGAGGGCTGAGATAAGGCCTTGGTTGGAGTTGCCCTAACATGAGCATGAAGTCATGGTCACCAAACGTGACTCGACTTAGCCTTACCTCAACTACGACCTCCTACGAGAAACACAAACACTCCCACGGGATATGAAGCTGCTGCCAGGTGCATGCCTCGCTGTGCATGCCAAGTCATACACCCGTGGTCAAGGGCAAGCAACCGTATCTGCCCACCAACCGTTTGGCCCCGCATGATCCGCCTCGGGGCCCATGCCCCTCCAGCTTCCTAGAATCGCAAGCAGGCAGGCGTCGCAGGCCCACGAGTGAGCGTCAGAATGCTACCCTACGCGCACAGTAAGTCAGTAAACCACACGCTAATCACTCTGTGTCAAGGAATAATCCCGCGAGTCGCAAGATAATGACCGTCCCAACCTGCCAAATTGCGCCCCCGCACCACTGCCACTGACGTGGTAGGACCGTAGGAGCACTTGCGGTGCGGGAATGGAAAGACTGAGAGCTAGAAAGGAGGGGGCACCATGTGGACGCCCCGGGGCTCTAACCGCCTGCCTCCAAATGTGGAGGGCGAGTCCTACAAAACCGTGGGCCGTTTCACGGTAAAGGATGGCTGCCAATATCCGTGCAAAATTATCATATCACAATGGTCATAATTGTATATACTGCTGGTAGTATGATTATACTATATATTGGCACATCGTACTTCTGAGGTGAAGAAGGCTCTGGAGTAGAAATTTTGGAGGGTTGAATTCGTAAAGAAAAATTTTCTGTGAGAGCTTTTGGAACAAATAATGCTTTCCAACAGATCCTTTGGATTGGCTATTCCAAAGGAATTTGGAGGAAGAGAAATTAGGTTCAACCTTATTGTTTTGCTTTCTATGTTTTCCAATGTTGCTTCTAAAGGTTTCTTTCTAAACTTTCCCTTACATCACGATTTGATGTGTCAAGGTATATGTATATCctatatttctttctttcttttcataCCTGTGTTCCAAATGAGACATGAACAAAAACAACAAGCTAGTGTGGTTTAGCCATAATGGGTTGGGCCGTTATTATTTAGCTAAGGCAGTCCCATTTAATCAACAGAGAAGTGAAGAATACATAAATCATATTTCTGTTTTTTATGAATACTTTTTAGATTTTTCCATACATATTAAGCTTTTAAAACTTAGGATGATTGACACATGATATTTATTGGCTGATACCTTATATGGATCTAGGGTTTTAGGAAAAAACCCATGAATGAGATTGCAAAGCAGAAAAAACAAACATAAATTTTGTAGAATATTTTTTAAGAGAATCAGGTGTTCGAATCAATCGTGGTAGGAAAAACACAATAATAACACGAGGTTTGAATAGATgtttttccatgatttttgtgtGAAATCAAACATAAAAAGAAGTTACCTACGTTTTTTATGCAAGCAATTTCTGCGAAAAATCTAACTCTCTAACTCATCCATAGCATTGGAAAtcctttctttttcttgtttTTCCTACAATCCAAAGGGTGGCCTAAGAATCATAAATAGCCGCCACTCataattttattttgaaaatattATTATGACATTCGTTAATGATATTTTATAGGTGCTTTTTAATACAATTGATTAAGTTGTCGATATTTGTATGttttaatatttattaatatctATTTTCCAATGATATATTATTATGATCGGGAGGCCCACACTGGGAGTCCGAGTCCCACACTCTCCCCGTTCCCATTCCTGGCCGTCAGATTACGATCGGGAGGCCCACACTGGGCAGCGCACCAACTGGCCCCGCCGCCGGAGAGCGCTCCGTCTCCGGCGGCACACCGTCTCCCGTTCTTCCCGCGCCTTCCTTTCCCCGACGGAAGCGGCGCCATGGTCGCCAGTCGCCACGCGCTCGCCgtaggagcaggagcagcgactGCGGCCCGCCAGCCTCCGGATGGGTAGCTGTTATGCGCAACAACTGAAGGAGCGCGGAGGGAGACGGAGGAAGGGACCAAACAGGAGGCGAGGGGAATCGGAGGCGGTACGGCTGATGAGCGGGTGAGTGCAATCTCTGCGTAGGTTTCCCATTCGTCTCCCTGAAAATAGTAGCTTCAAAATACTTCGGTTTCCTACTTTCCTTGCTGTATGGTGTAAGTTTGGTTGTACGACGTTTTTCTCTTGGCGGAGGATAGGGTTAGAGTCCTCGTTTTCTTTGTGAATTGTGATTGTGATGTTAAATGTTGATGCAACCACAACCTCATGATTAATACCGTTCTCTCTCTCAAATAAACATCGTTAGAATTATGAGATTGGGCCAAACACTTTGTCCCTCGTTGCAtaacttcttctttttttttgggggtgggggggggggggggggggtggatttGGTTATGCAGGTACTCTGAATCTTGCGTTCTGTACTATTTCCGAGCAGAATATGCATGCTAAGAAGTAAGAATGGGGGTATCCTTGGGAAATTGGTTTCAAGGATCTTGATTGAAGACTTGGGCTGTGAAAATTGCAGAAATTGACAAAACGATACGGCCCCTAATAGGCCAGCAGACTTAATTTTATCAAAATCTGTAGTGAACAGTGAGCACTGTTCATATACGATGGCATTTGTACTCAACTAACTTATTTCTCACAAGCAAAAGTGCAGTCACATATCTCTTGGGGCATCAAATGCTTGCCAATGGATGTATTGGCAGTGAGATCCTCCCTCCCTTCAGATCTTGACTCCACAGTTGCTTTTACTTTCTGTGCCACACATCATGATATTAGTCTTTGACTCCTTTGCTTTGCATATGGTACAGTCTGGAGTAAACACAATTGTTTGCCGAGATCAATGTTTCATGGCTGCCCAATTCAATCACCTGCCCTTTATCCATCACGGCAATCACATCTGCGCTTGTGACTGTGGACATTCTATGTGCAATCGTGATGCTTGTGATCTTGCTTGAAAGATCGCCTTTGTTTTTCCACTCTTTTGCTAGCAGGGAGCTCATCACCACCATCTCAGATTGACTGTCTAGAGCACTTGTCGCTTCATCCAATAGCATTATGGTGGGCCTCTTTAGTATAGCTCTTGCAATGGCTATTCGCTGCTTCTGACCTCCAGAAAGCTGACTTCCTCTGTCCCCAACCACAGTGTCATATCCATTTGACAGGCCACTGATGAACTTATGAATGTTTGCCTCCATTGCAGCCTCAACTATTTCTGATTCTGACGCACCTTCATTACCATAGCTGATGTTCTCTCTAATAGACAAGTTGAACAAGATTGGCTCTTGCTGAACTAGTCCTATGTGCTTTCTCAGGTATCTCAAATTGTAGTCTCGGATGTCCTTACCATCCACAAGCACCTGTCCTTCACAAGGATCATAGAATCTTAGCAGAAGAGCCAACACTGTGGATTTTCCTGAACCACTTGGGCCGACCAATGCCACCTGTTGCCCTGGTTCAATATCTAGATTGAAGCCATCTAGTATgatcacttctggccttgaagTGTAGCTGAAACTGACATCTTGAAACACAACGTCACCCGCTAATCTTTCTTCAGAATGCACTTCTGGAACATCTGGTACAATTCGCGTTTCTCTGTCAAGTATGTCAAGTGCAGGGTCCAATACTGTGATAGCAGACAAGACTAGAGGGATCAATGACCATAGCTCTGTGATGGAAGGTATTGTCATTGCAAATGCTTGGTATGATCGTACACAATCTTTGAATGATGATAGGTTCTTATCAAGTAGCATGATGGTGAAACTCAATGCGATGGCATGTGTCATATGCCACAAACAGAGGGAAGTCCCTTGTACTACACCATATTTGATGCTTTCTACTCTGCTTGTACGCATTGGTTCTTGGAGTGATAAGTCTGCTTTCTTTAGTATTTCATCTTCCTGAACAAACGATGCCACGGTTTGAATATTGCTGACAGCCTCTGAAGTAAGGGAAATTAGCTTCCGGTGAGATGTAGAGAAGTCAGTGGCAAAACCTTTTGCAGACCTGACTTGTACAATGCCAGCAAAGAAGTGGAATGGCATCAAAGTCCATGCAACAAGACCCATCCTCCAGTTCACTACTGTGCTCAACACTGTGGTTATTACAATTGAAGAGATACATTGGACAATGAGAGACATCCGATCAGATATGATGGTTTTAATCATGGAGGTGTCACCGATGATACGTGAGGTTAGAAAGCCGACGCTGTTCTTTGGTTGTTCAAACCAACCTATTTCATTCCGAAGAATGACTGCGTTCATTGAAGAGAAATGGTGTTATGATTCCGAACAACAACAAATCATATTCTTCTTTGTTAATTGCAATTGTGAGAGACACAAAGTTATGGTCGTCAACAAACCTGAAAAGAGGGCCTCCCTTAGGTTATTCATTGCCCTTTCACCAACCAGGCCATATATATAGTGCTGGAAGATGTTACTGAAAAATGTGAGCAGTCCAATGAGGAATAAAATTACTGAGTACTTGCTGACGATACTCTTTGCATCTGGTTTAATGTATGCTATGCCAACTGTC
This DNA window, taken from Miscanthus floridulus cultivar M001 chromosome 13, ASM1932011v1, whole genome shotgun sequence, encodes the following:
- the LOC136499146 gene encoding ABC transporter B family member 14-like isoform X5, encoding MGHFMSNFSTFLVAIIVAFACCWEVGLLSLLVVPMLLVVGASYAKMMARMSLTRTSFVSEATTIVEQNLAHIKTVFSFVGEKSAIKSFNNCMDNQYTLSKKESMAKGLGLGMLQIATFCSYSLVIWVGAAAVIDRKAKPGETIAAVVNVLSGAIYLSNAAPDLQAFSQAKAAGKEVFKIIKRNPAISYESKGKILEKVTGGIEIQEVHFTYPSREDKPVLQGFSLAIQAGNILALVGSSGCGKSTVISLVQRFYDPILGAILIDGQDIKTLDLKFLRTNIGSVSQEPSLFSGTIMDNLRIGKIDATDEAIIEAAKTANVHSFISKLPNQYATEVGERGVQLSGGQKQRIAIARAILKDPPILLLDEATSALDSESEKIVQEALDIAMQGRTVILIAHRMSTIINADKIVLVENGRVAQSGTHEELLEKSEFYSSICSMQNLEKDSGKSKTRFIDQVKEEKEKEESQDGTYNKPSFTSSEQEKTLEQTEQPKQAIRKRRSTFYRIFLGTFKLLPEKVLLGSTAAAISGISRPIFAFYIMTVGIAYIKPDAKSIVSKYSVILFLIGLLTFFSNIFQHYIYGLVGERAMNNLREALFSVILRNEIGWFEQPKNSVGFLTSRIIGDTSMIKTIISDRMSLIVQCISSIVITTVLSTVVNWRMGLVAWTLMPFHFFAGIVQVRSAKGFATDFSTSHRKLISLTSEAVSNIQTVASFVQEDEILKKADLSLQEPMRTSRVESIKYGVVQGTSLCLWHMTHAIALSFTIMLLDKNLSSFKDCVRSYQAFAMTIPSITELWSLIPLVLSAITVLDPALDILDRETRIVPDVPEVHSEERLAGDVVFQDVSFSYTSRPEVIILDGFNLDIEPGQQVALVGPSGSGKSTVLALLLRFYDPCEGQVLVDGKDIRDYNLRYLRKHIGLVQQEPILFNLSIRENISYGNEGASESEIVEAAMEANIHKFISGLSNGYDTVVGDRGSQLSGGQKQRIAIARAILKRPTIMLLDEATSALDSQSEMVVMSSLLAKEWKNKGDLSSKITSITIAHRMSTVTSADVIAVMDKGQVIELGSHETLISANNCVYSRLYHMQSKGVKD